In the genome of Erinaceus europaeus chromosome 8, mEriEur2.1, whole genome shotgun sequence, one region contains:
- the LOC103121700 gene encoding cytochrome b-c1 complex subunit 7 has product MAGRPAVAASSRWLEGLRKWYYNAAGFNKLGLMRDDTIYEDEDVKEAIRRLPENLYNDRMFRIKRALDLSLRHQILPKEQWTKYEEDKFYLEPYLKEVIRERKEREEWAKK; this is encoded by the exons TTGCAGCCTCAAGCCGTTGGTTGGAGGGTCTTCGAAAATGGTATTACAATGCTGCAGGGTTCAATAAACTGG GGTTAATGCGAGATGATACGATATATGAGGATGAAGATGTAAAAGAAGCCATAAGAAGACTTCCTGAGAACCTTTATAATGACAGGATGTTCCGCATTAAGAGAGCACTGGACCTGTCTCTGAGACATCAGATCTTGCCTAAAGAGCAGTGGACAAAATATGAAGAG GATAAATTCTACCTTGAACCATATCTGAAAGAGGTTATtcgggaaagaaaagaaagagaagagtggGCAAAGAAGTAA